From the genome of Bordetella sp. H567, one region includes:
- the ribH gene encoding 6,7-dimethyl-8-ribityllumazine synthase: MNPYTLSPDLNGEGLHIGIVRARFNEEIGQAEQDACLEELAKLGVDERDVMLITVPGALELGVTLARMAETYEFDALIALGAVIRGETYHFEVVSNEMASAITRISVETGIPIANGVLTVDTDEQAEARAPGKGRDCAQVAVEMANLIAALEPESDDEDEDEEEDDEDYEDEEDDDRR, encoded by the coding sequence ATGAATCCCTACACCTTATCCCCTGACTTGAACGGCGAGGGGCTGCACATCGGCATCGTCCGCGCCCGTTTCAACGAGGAGATCGGCCAGGCCGAGCAGGACGCCTGCCTGGAAGAGCTGGCGAAGCTGGGCGTCGACGAACGCGACGTCATGCTGATCACCGTGCCCGGCGCGCTCGAATTGGGCGTGACGCTGGCGCGCATGGCCGAAACCTATGAATTCGACGCGCTGATCGCCCTGGGTGCGGTGATCCGCGGCGAAACCTACCACTTCGAAGTGGTCAGCAACGAGATGGCATCCGCCATCACCCGCATTTCCGTGGAAACCGGCATCCCCATCGCCAATGGCGTGCTGACGGTCGACACCGACGAACAAGCCGAGGCGCGTGCGCCCGGCAAGGGCCGCGATTGCGCGCAAGTCGCGGTCGAAATGGCGAACCTGATCGCCGCCCTCGAACCCGAATCCGACGACGAAGACGAGGATGAGGAAGAGGACGACGAAGACTACGAAGACGAAGAAGATGACGACCGCCGCTGA
- the nusB gene encoding transcription antitermination factor NusB, with product MTTAADQAAQVRANARSARRRAREFALQGVYAWLLRGGEGTQDAGEIDAHLRDAEDFSEADAQWFKTLLHGVLREAPDLRERFTPFIDRPLNELSPVEHGILLIGSYELVHHVEVPYKVAINEAVELAKSFGGTDGFKFVNGVLDKLAAVVRSKEVAAAPRR from the coding sequence ATGACGACCGCCGCTGATCAAGCCGCCCAGGTGCGCGCGAACGCGCGCAGCGCACGCCGCCGGGCTCGCGAGTTCGCCTTGCAGGGTGTCTACGCCTGGCTGCTGCGCGGCGGCGAAGGCACCCAGGACGCTGGCGAAATCGACGCCCATCTGCGCGACGCGGAAGACTTTTCCGAAGCCGACGCGCAATGGTTCAAGACGCTGCTGCATGGCGTCCTGCGCGAAGCCCCGGACCTGCGCGAGCGCTTCACGCCGTTCATCGACCGGCCGCTGAACGAGCTGTCGCCGGTGGAGCACGGCATCCTGCTTATCGGCAGCTACGAACTGGTGCATCACGTCGAGGTTCCGTACAAGGTCGCCATCAACGAGGCGGTCGAGCTGGCCAAATCCTTCGGCGGCACGGACGGCTTCAAGTTCGTCAACGGCGTGCTGGACAAGCTGGCGGCGGTGGTCCGGTCCAAGGAAGTCGCCGCGGCGCCGCGCCGCTGA
- the ribBA gene encoding bifunctional 3,4-dihydroxy-2-butanone-4-phosphate synthase/GTP cyclohydrolase II encodes MSAQPTPVAPVSDAESFGIAPVTEIIAELRAGRIVILVDEEDRENEGDLVMAAEFVTPEAINFMVTHGRGLVCLTLTEERCRQLDLPLMASRNGTRFGTNFTVSIEAAEGVDTGISAADRARTIRVAVARDARPADLVQPGHIFPVRAVPGGVLVRAGHTEAGCDLTAMAGLTPAAVICEILKPDGTMARLPDLVAFAKAHGLKIGTIADLIQYRSEHESIVQRLGERTMQTASGAFRSVAYRDTATQSIHLALVHGDIDPLRETLVRVHEPASVLDVLDIGASQHSWGVAQALQAVAAAPAGVVVLMNCQAGGDHLAEQISAWNDGADATKPELRGDRLGLRTYGIGAQILRDLNVGQMKLLARPRKMPSMAGFALSITGYDCDPPASPVR; translated from the coding sequence ATGTCCGCCCAGCCGACCCCCGTCGCTCCCGTTTCCGACGCCGAATCCTTCGGTATCGCCCCGGTCACCGAAATCATCGCCGAACTCCGCGCCGGGCGCATCGTCATCCTGGTCGACGAAGAAGACCGGGAAAACGAAGGCGACCTGGTCATGGCCGCCGAATTCGTGACGCCCGAGGCCATCAACTTCATGGTCACCCATGGCCGGGGCCTGGTTTGCCTGACCCTGACGGAAGAACGCTGCCGCCAGCTGGACTTGCCGCTGATGGCCTCCCGCAACGGCACCCGCTTCGGCACCAATTTCACGGTGTCCATCGAAGCCGCGGAGGGCGTGGACACCGGCATTTCCGCGGCTGACCGCGCCCGCACCATCCGGGTAGCCGTGGCGCGGGACGCCAGGCCGGCGGACCTGGTGCAGCCCGGCCATATCTTCCCCGTGCGCGCGGTGCCCGGCGGCGTGCTGGTGCGCGCCGGCCATACGGAAGCCGGCTGCGACCTGACCGCCATGGCGGGCCTGACGCCGGCGGCCGTCATCTGCGAAATCCTCAAGCCGGACGGCACCATGGCGCGCCTGCCGGATTTGGTGGCCTTCGCCAAGGCCCACGGCCTGAAGATCGGCACCATCGCCGATCTGATCCAGTACCGCAGCGAGCACGAATCCATCGTCCAGCGCCTGGGTGAACGGACCATGCAGACCGCCTCGGGGGCGTTCCGCTCGGTGGCCTATCGCGACACGGCTACCCAGTCCATACACCTTGCCCTGGTGCACGGCGATATCGATCCGCTGCGCGAAACCCTGGTCCGCGTGCACGAACCGGCGTCCGTGCTGGACGTCCTGGATATCGGCGCCAGCCAGCATAGCTGGGGCGTGGCCCAGGCCCTGCAGGCGGTGGCCGCCGCCCCGGCCGGCGTCGTGGTGCTGATGAATTGCCAGGCCGGCGGCGATCACCTGGCCGAGCAGATATCGGCCTGGAATGACGGCGCCGACGCGACCAAGCCCGAGCTCCGCGGCGACCGCCTGGGCCTGCGCACCTATGGCATCGGCGCCCAGATTCTGCGGGATCTCAACGTCGGCCAGATGAAACTGCTGGCCCGGCCGCGCAAAATGCCCAGCATGGCGGGTTTTGCGCTTTCGATTACAGGTTACGATTGCGACCCTCCGGCGTCCCCGGTACGCTAG